In Eulemur rufifrons isolate Redbay unplaced genomic scaffold, OSU_ERuf_1 scaffold_84, whole genome shotgun sequence, a single genomic region encodes these proteins:
- the MMP23B gene encoding matrix metalloproteinase-23, which produces MGRGTCVPTRGGVQGRWLGATLGALCLLPALVLLARLGAPAVRAWSAAQGDVTARGPGAVPATQVPAPLVPRRRRYTLTPARLRWDHFNLTYRILSFPRNLLSPRETRRGLAAAFRMWSDVSPFSFREVAPEQPSDLRIGFYPVNHTDCLVSALHHCFDGPTGELAHAFFPPHGGIHFDNSEYWVLGPTRYSWKKGVWLTDLVHVAAHEIGHALGLMHSQHGRALMHLNATLRGWKALSQDELWGLHRLYGCLDRLLVCESWARRGLCDARQRLMKRLCPSSCDFCYEFPFPTVAATPPPPRTKTKLVPEGRNVTFRCGQKILHKKGKVYWYKDQEPLEFSYPGYLALGEAHLSIIANAVNEGTYTCVVRRHQRVLTTYSWRVRVRS; this is translated from the exons ATGGGCCGCGGGACCTGTGTCCCCACGAGGGGTGGCGTCCAGGGCCGCTGGCTGGGAGCCACGCTGGGCGCCCTGTGCCTCCTGCCCGCCCTGGTGCTGCTGGCCCGGCTGGGCGCCCCGGCGGTGCGGGCCTGGAGCGCGGCGCAG GGAGACGTCACTGCACGGGGCCCCGGAGCAGTCCCCGCCACCCAGGTCCCAGCCCCACTGGTCCCCCGCAGACGCCGCTACACGCTGACCCCGGCCAGGCTGCGCTGGGACCACTTCAACCTCACCTACAG GATCCTTTCTTTCCCGCGGAACCTGCTGAGCCCCCGTGAGACCCGGCGGGGCCTGGCAGCCGCCTTCCGCATGTGGAGCGACGTGTCCCCCTTCAGCTTCCGCGAAGTGGCCCCTGAGCAGCCCAGCGACCTGCGCATAG GCTTCTACCCGGTCAACCACACGGACTGCCTGGTCTCCGCACTGCACCACTGCTTCGATGGCCCCACGGGGGAGCTGGCCCACGCCTTCTTCCCCCCGCACGGCGGCATCCACTTCGACAACAGCGAGTACTGGGTTCTGGGCCCCACGCGCTACAGCTGGAAGAAAG GCGTGTGGCTCACAGACCTGGTGCACGTGGCGGCCCACGAGATCGGCCACGCGCTGGGCCTGATGCACTCACAGCACGGCCGGGCACTCATGCACCTCAACGCCACGCTGCGCGGCTGGAAGGCGCTGTCGCAGGACGAGCTGTGGGGGCTGCACCGGCTCTacg GCTGCCTGGACCGGCTGCTCGTGTGCGAGTCCTGGGCACGGAGGGGCCTCTGTGACGCCCGCCAGCGGCTCATGAAGAGGCTCTGCCCCAGCAGCTGCGACTTCTGCTACG AATTCCCCTTCCCCACGGTGGCCGCCACCCCACCGCCCCCCAGGACCAAAACCAAGCTGGTGCCTGAGGGCAGGAACGTCACCTTCCGCTGTGGCCAGAAGATCCTCCACAAGAAAGGCAAAGTGTA ctggTACAAGGACCAGGAGCCCCTGGAGTTCTCCTACCCAGGCTACCTGGCACTGGGCGAGGCACACCTGAGCATCATCGCCAACGCCGTCAACGAGGGCACCTACACGTGTGTGGTGCGCCGGCACCAGCGTGTGCTCACGACCTACTCCTGGCGTGTCCGTGTGAGGAGCTGA